DNA sequence from the Thalassotalea sp. 273M-4 genome:
TTAATAAAAAAAGTTGTTGTCTGGCGTACGCGTGTACGCTAAAGTTCAAGCTACAAGTGTTCACTGAAAGAACAACAATTATCGCCCTTTCATCAGAAAAAATTAGAGCAAATATGGATCAACACAATACTATAAGCCCAGCAGATGCGGCAGAAATTGATACAAACTATGAAACTTGGACTCCTATGGAACCACAAAATTCTTACGATAAAGAAGGCTTGATTAAAGCAGGCACGGGTGAATTATTCGGCCCTGGTAACTCTAAACTTCCATCTGACAACATGTTGATGATGGATCGCATCCTTAAAATCACCGAAGACGGTGGTCAATATGGTAAAGGCGAGATCATTGCCGAATTAGACATCAATCCTGATCTTTGGTTTTTCGATTGTCACTTTAAAGGCGACCCAGTTATGCCTGGTTGTTTAGGCTTAGATGCAATGTGGCAATTAGTTGGTTTTTATTTAGCATGGTCAGGTGGCCCAGGCAAAGGCCGAGCACTAGGTGTAGGTGAAGTAAAATTCACTGGTCAAATTTTACCAACGAATAAAAAAGTTACCTACAAAATAGACTTAAAACGCGTTATTAAGCGTAAACTATTTATGGGCATTGGCGATGGTACGGTTTCGGTCGATGGTAAAGTTATTTACACTGCCACCGATTTGAAAGTGGGTTTATTTACCGATACTTCATCGTTTTAATCTAAAGATAGAGAATATATCTGCCTCATTTTGTCTAAACATTAACAAACCAAGAGGCTCGCCATTTACCTTTCTTGTATTTGGTATGGCGTTATCAAAAAAGAAAAAGGGTTATGAAATAACATTCATAGCCCTTTTTGTATAAGCGTTTTGTGGCACCTGGAGTCATTAACTAAGTTAGAAAAATAAAGTCGTCATAGCATAACGCTTTTGAATGGACTTCCTCCAGTTTCAAAGTGACTTTAATGTCGCTTGTGTGTCACTCTCTACCCATTAACAATATCTAATATACGTGCATTTGATCCCAAGCCGAGCCGAATTCATCAAATGATTAAGGTGATAACAACCTATTCCGTTGCATTGCGTTTTAAATTGAGCCTATTTAGACCAAGAGTTGTCATTAAAGCGAGCCATCAATTTGACGCTACAATAATGGATGCTTGAAGGTTTATTCTGTTATTGTGGATCGGATTACAATTCAATCCGTGGTTCCGTTTTAAATGCCAATTAACACTAAATTAGTCTAATATTTAATTCACTTAGTATGGATTCTCGATAAATGGCAGGTGTACTGTGGATCTTCAACAAAAAGATAAAGGTGTTATTGCCGTGATATTAAAGCGTTTTGAAACAGAGCGCTTAGCAAAAGTAAAAAAGTTGCAAGCGAAAGTCGACGCTGGTGGCGTGTTAGATGAGTACGATACAGCCTTTTTACAGCAAGTTTTTGACGATGCGCATCAAGTGATGGATGTGGTTAAGCGTCATCCAGAATACGGTAAATTAGCCAAAGGCATATTACAGATGTACAACGACATCATGTCTAAGTCGCAGGAAAATAGCAAATAGCAATTGACTATTGTTCACCCTTTTATGTCTTTTGCCTGATGAAGTTACGCAAGTTAACTTCAGCTGGCAAATAAGGTTAATTACAAATCTCTGACTTTCTATTGATTTCGTTACCAATAAACTCCCGAATATTTAAATTCAAAAAGCTTAAAATTGTGATTACTAGAATTGATACTGAAGAAAACATGAATATTAAGGCCGTATCGTTATTTATTAATGTCCCCAAAAAACCACTTAATAATAAGCCTAAGGGCAATAAAGCACTTGAAACGGCCATCAATAGACTCATAACCCTTCCCCTTAATTCATCAGGTGTGCCTTCTTGAAATAAAGTTATCGACTGTAAATTGAAAAGCCCCAATCCCAGCCCTACAATGCAGATTGAAAATAAAGAGTGAAAAGAAATTTTACTTTGACTCAATAGGTATATCCCTATTGCTATTGATAACATTCCAACAAACATTTTAAAAGTTCGGCCTAAACTTTTTAAAGAAATCGAAGCTGATACCCAGTAACCTAATATACTTCCAAGAGCCATTGCCGCTAATAAAAATCCATACCAGTTAGCTTTTTCTTGGATTTGCTCGGTAACATGAAAAGGTAAAAATAGCATTATAGGAGCTAAAAATAAGTTTACAGAAGATGCAAATAACATCGATGGAAACATGCCTTTGTTGCTCTTTACATACTTTAACCCTATGACTAAGTTCTCTTTATATTCACTAAACGTTGATTTTATATCTTTAGAAATTCTTTTTTCTTTATCAGTTGTTTTTATGAAAGCTTGGCTGATGGCTGAGAAAATATAGGAAATTGAATCAAATAGAAAAAGCAATGGGGCACCAAAGAGTCTATATAATATACCACCAAGCAATTGACCAATGATATTTGAAAATTGAGCACTAGATTGGAAAGCAGCAACAGTTTTAGATAACTTTTCTTGGCTTACCAGTTCAGGTATCAAAGAATCAACTGTTGGCTGAAAAAATGCTCTAGAAATACCTAAAATTATAGAAACGAACCCAAAAGCTAGAATGATCAAATTATTGTTGAACTCCCAGAAAATTAAAATAAATAAAGCAAATACTGATAGTCCTCGTAGAAAGTCAGTAAGTATGATTATTTTTTTCTTTGAATAAATATCTGCAAAAACACCTGCTAATGGACCTAAGAGAGAACTTGGTAAAATAGAAAGTATCATCATGGTGCTCATCAAAATCGATGATTTTGCATTTTCCATAAGCCAAAACATCATCGCTATTGTATATGCCTGCATTCCAAGCTGACTGATGAGTTGTCCCTGCCAAAGAAGAAATATATTTCGATTCAATGAAACTCCTTTAAATACTCGATAGATAAGTAGTGTTCTGAAAGACTATAATTCGCTCTTTTCTGCTGTTAGGTGTTTGATTTAATTTAACTTACTTTAATCTAATGTACGATTACCTTCTTGTCAATAAACTTTTTATTCGTCTCAGCAATTGGGTAACCGATCTCTAAGATATCATCTTTCAATGACTTTAAAGTAACTCTAGCATCCTCATTTAGCGAGTAAGGAAGGAACCGCTCGCCGCACAAAAGTTATCTGCTATTGTACAGATAGATACTGCTCACCAAGAAAGATTTGAAAGCGAAGCCAAGTAACTAGCTGAAAAGCTTCAACGTAAGTCCTACAGGCAAAGTTAGATATTTACGCTGCAATTTGTGCCGTTATGTAATTGACATGCCCCAAACGCATGTCAAAGACATAAAGTATTCTAAGTGCTATCAGCCTCTATCTCTGGCTAAAATATAATCCCCACGAGCTGATTTTCAATCGCTAGAGATCTGTTTTGCTACAATATATCGTGGGAATTATGATCTTCAGGCACTACGATTTATTCTGCTCTAACCTTAATTTTCTCAACGTTGGCGTATTGCGTTCCCGCCGGCTTTTCTGACAAGGAAAATTCAATCGCTACATATTGGTTACGATGTTTTTGTGCTGACTTCGTGTAAACCCACTTCTGGAGCCCAAGTATGGTTGGGGCATCAAAAAGACCATCGAGATCTGAAGCAACCACTTGAATATCAGACACATTTCCATCTTTTTCTATACTGAAATTGACTAATACACTGCCTTCTAAGCCATTTTTAATCGCGTACTTAGGATAAACAGGCAATGCCCTTTTCACCACAGACACCTCAGTAACATCGGCGCTCAAGGTGTTAAATGACAATAAACTGAGTATGAGTACAATTCCAACGGGTACTGCACGCAGTGTACGAGTGAGCGCATGCAATAAATTAATCAGTGGTCTTTTCATGGTGTTTTCCTTTTTTGTTTTTATAGGTGGTGATTCAATGCCTATGGCACTTTAATGGACAAAGGCAGGCAATATCCGTTTTGTTACGAACTGACGATATCTGTAGTAGCGTAGTTATTTTGTTCACCTAATTAGAGATATATCGTTGGGACAGGTGAATAATGAAACTCTTTTTAGAATAAAAGAGATTATTATAAATATTATAAAGGGCTGTTGTACGTTCAAAACGGGACTTACTTTTTCTCGATCATTTTTTCTAATGTCGTCTTTCGACCAGAGAAAAACTGAAAATAGGTGTGAAAAACAAATATATCT
Encoded proteins:
- the fabA gene encoding bifunctional 3-hydroxydecanoyl-ACP dehydratase/trans-2-decenoyl-ACP isomerase; this translates as MEPQNSYDKEGLIKAGTGELFGPGNSKLPSDNMLMMDRILKITEDGGQYGKGEIIAELDINPDLWFFDCHFKGDPVMPGCLGLDAMWQLVGFYLAWSGGPGKGRALGVGEVKFTGQILPTNKKVTYKIDLKRVIKRKLFMGIGDGTVSVDGKVIYTATDLKVGLFTDTSSF
- a CDS encoding MFS transporter, producing MNRNIFLLWQGQLISQLGMQAYTIAMMFWLMENAKSSILMSTMMILSILPSSLLGPLAGVFADIYSKKKIIILTDFLRGLSVFALFILIFWEFNNNLIILAFGFVSIILGISRAFFQPTVDSLIPELVSQEKLSKTVAAFQSSAQFSNIIGQLLGGILYRLFGAPLLFLFDSISYIFSAISQAFIKTTDKEKRISKDIKSTFSEYKENLVIGLKYVKSNKGMFPSMLFASSVNLFLAPIMLFLPFHVTEQIQEKANWYGFLLAAMALGSILGYWVSASISLKSLGRTFKMFVGMLSIAIGIYLLSQSKISFHSLFSICIVGLGLGLFNLQSITLFQEGTPDELRGRVMSLLMAVSSALLPLGLLLSGFLGTLINNDTALIFMFSSVSILVITILSFLNLNIREFIGNEINRKSEICN
- a CDS encoding energy transducer TonB, with the translated sequence MKRPLINLLHALTRTLRAVPVGIVLILSLLSFNTLSADVTEVSVVKRALPVYPKYAIKNGLEGSVLVNFSIEKDGNVSDIQVVASDLDGLFDAPTILGLQKWVYTKSAQKHRNQYVAIEFSLSEKPAGTQYANVEKIKVRAE